The segment TGCACTGTGCTTGGCCAGCAAGGAGCTGGGTTCAGCTGGTTTTGAAAtcctccctgtgcagggctgttgATCTGCACCAGCTGGAAGAGGATTTTTTAATGGACATGTGAGCGCATGTCAAATGTAGAAAGGACGTACTCTGCTTGCTCTGAGTATACATCCCTGCACAAAGCTTTGATGTGCATCCCCCAAATGTCTCCCCAGGCCTTCCCAGACTCCCGTGAGAAGTACCCCAAGCTGTCCAAAAGGCTGCCTTCCATCGTGGTGGAGCCCACCGAGTCCGGGGAGGTGGAGAGCGGGGAGCTGCGCTGGCCTCCTGAGGACCTCAAGTCAGCGGAGGACAAAGGTCTTCATGGTGACCAAAGAGCCTGTgtccagcaacagcagcagcagatggatCTGGAAGGTCTGAATGAGTAATTTTCATCCTTGTTCCCCATAGGAAAGTAGCTGTTTCAGACAGTGCTGTGCACTGAAATTAACAATGAGACAAACACTTGAAGGTGCCCAGAAAACATCTGCGCTGGAAGAGTCCTGTGGACTGAAAATTTTGTTGTAGATTTTGATCAGTGGTGTTTTCATCTGCATCAGTCACTCACTTGGCCAACAGGCAGCCAGTGCACAGCCAGGTCACTCTGGGGAGCAGTAATCCTGGTCAGTAGCCTGTATCTATCCCTGTCTCCTACCCCAGAAGGGAAATGTTTGATAGCTGCACGTTTTCAAAGAATCCTGGTGTCCCAGGAGTGTGTCAGTGCAGCAGGAACTCACAAATACGTACCCCTGGCTGGTAGTGTCACTGTGGGGTAAATACAGGTAAAGGTAAGACCTTGTCTAAGTGTAGCTTGCACAGGAAGTGCTCCAGTGAGAAACTGGcctatttatttcctttttttttaatctcagtgCTGTCCTTTTCTCTTGTAGAGTG is part of the Molothrus aeneus isolate 106 chromosome 6, BPBGC_Maene_1.0, whole genome shotgun sequence genome and harbors:
- the LBHD2 gene encoding LBH domain-containing protein 2, producing MTEVMNTREPVMEEFALGQTPEEEGGPSSQAFPDSREKYPKLSKRLPSIVVEPTESGEVESGELRWPPEDLKSAEDKGLHGDQRACVQQQQQQMDLEDTLAHPAQDVEDSTDTLESRTEENE